AGGCGTCGGGGACGTCGATGAAAACGATGTTGGTGGGCGAGGGGAGGGGGCACGCGATTCCGGGGAGTGTCTCGATGGCGTTGCGAAATGCGCGGGCGCGCCGGTGATCGTCTTTGAGACGGTCGATGTGGTGGTCGAGCGCATAGTTGGCGGCTGCGGCGAGGACGCCAACTTGGCGCATGCCGCCGCCGAGCATCTTGCGGTAGCGGTGGGCGTGGTCGATGGTGGTGCGGT
The nucleotide sequence above comes from Candidatus Hydrogenedentota bacterium. Encoded proteins:
- a CDS encoding low specificity L-threonine aldolase, yielding RTTIDHAHRYRKMLGGGMRQVGVLAAAANYALDHHIDRLKDDHRRARAFRNAIETLPGIACPLPSPTNIVFIDVPDAYQFLGPIIERDVFVLPTSPTRIRVVFHLDVDDTGLDRAVEAFKAAAH